The following proteins are encoded in a genomic region of Actinomadura sp. NAK00032:
- a CDS encoding alpha/beta hydrolase, whose translation MASLVEMVPPSVSGRMLRGVFALPEPVKRLIVGAPVRRDGQELALDAQLLLMMMRLDGERRLAGGSVADARAGLARTKPLLPGMPARPVRTRAVDAGGVPSRLYTPKALPDGSPLLVFYHGGGWVIGDLDTHDTVCRYLAVHAEVRVLSVDYRLAPEHPYPAAPDDALTAYAYAVGHAAELGADPGAIAVGGDSAGGNLAAVVGLLAERTPDFALLFYPATDLSDRRRSRTLFAEGFYLTDADMTWFGDHYCPQERRAEVKASPLLADDLSGFPPAYIATAGFDPLRDEGEEFAKRLDKHGARVALRRQDDLFHGFANTWSLGGRAREALSEAAGALRTGLYAGPRDRD comes from the coding sequence GTGGCCTCGTTGGTCGAGATGGTGCCGCCGTCGGTGTCCGGTCGGATGCTGCGAGGCGTCTTCGCGTTGCCGGAACCCGTGAAGCGGCTGATCGTCGGGGCGCCGGTGCGCCGGGACGGGCAGGAGCTGGCGCTGGACGCGCAGCTGCTGCTGATGATGATGCGGCTGGACGGTGAGCGGCGGCTGGCCGGCGGGTCCGTCGCGGACGCGCGGGCCGGCCTCGCCCGGACGAAGCCGCTGCTGCCGGGGATGCCCGCGCGGCCGGTGCGCACGCGGGCGGTCGACGCGGGCGGGGTGCCGTCCCGGCTCTACACGCCGAAGGCCCTCCCGGACGGGTCGCCGCTGCTCGTCTTCTACCACGGCGGCGGCTGGGTCATCGGCGACCTCGACACGCACGACACGGTGTGCCGGTACCTGGCGGTGCACGCCGAGGTGCGGGTGCTGTCGGTGGACTACCGGCTCGCCCCCGAGCACCCCTACCCGGCCGCGCCGGACGACGCGCTCACCGCCTACGCGTACGCCGTCGGGCACGCCGCGGAGCTGGGCGCCGACCCCGGGGCGATCGCGGTCGGCGGCGACAGCGCGGGCGGCAACCTCGCGGCGGTCGTCGGGCTGCTCGCGGAGCGCACACCCGACTTCGCGCTGCTGTTCTACCCGGCGACCGACCTGTCCGACCGGCGGCGGTCGCGGACGCTGTTCGCGGAGGGGTTCTACCTGACCGACGCCGACATGACGTGGTTCGGCGACCACTACTGCCCGCAGGAGCGGCGCGCCGAGGTGAAGGCGTCGCCGCTGCTCGCCGACGACCTGAGCGGGTTCCCGCCCGCCTACATCGCGACGGCGGGCTTCGACCCGCTGCGGGACGAGGGCGAGGAGTTCGCGAAGCGGCTGGACAAGCACGGGGCGCGGGTCGCGCTGCGCCGCCAGGACGACCTCTTCCACGGTTTCGCGAACACCTGGTCGCTGGGCGGGCGGGCCCGAGAGGCGCTGTCGGAGGCGGCCGGGGCCCTGCGCACCGGGCTGTACGCGGGGCCCCGGGACCGGGACTAG
- a CDS encoding PucR family transcriptional regulator gives MPPTLAAVAALPQLGLRSRTGPLPDAPVVWVAVSELEDPTPFLEGGELVLTTGMRLTPANAAGYVSRLVGRGVAGLGFAVGVIHESVPAELLAAARGQGLALLEVPRPTPFIAVGKAVSRMLAAEWYEDVTRAYQGQRELTRAALTGPGAVVTRLARLLGGWALLLEASGAVRHAEPAGARDRAGALAPELARLRRRPAKGDPAGGPARGGPAASLALSDRDDHIAVQRIGLGGRPRGFLAVGTGAPLPPAAHTLVGAAVALLTLQSEGPRTGRDLRASLAALLLGRPGDGPAVPRGPVRVLACAGGTAVLDALESDPAGTRCPAVPLDGHVAVIVPDELSGTVEALLAGTGPVGVGTPASGDLAAALREAEEALAAARQTGRDVLRYADLPGQGVLGLLDPAVARAFADTLLAPLRKEELVETVRAYVAANGQGEAAARALGVHRHTLRARMRKAAELLGRDPDDPAVRAELWIALAVTSSRGDRIGHRGDSHSGLPEIA, from the coding sequence ATGCCGCCCACGCTGGCCGCCGTGGCCGCCCTCCCGCAGCTCGGCCTGCGGTCGCGCACCGGGCCGCTGCCGGACGCGCCCGTCGTGTGGGTCGCGGTCAGCGAGCTGGAGGACCCGACCCCGTTCCTGGAGGGCGGCGAGCTCGTCCTCACCACCGGCATGCGGCTGACCCCGGCGAACGCCGCCGGGTACGTGTCCCGGCTGGTCGGGCGGGGCGTCGCCGGGCTCGGGTTCGCGGTCGGGGTGATCCACGAGAGCGTCCCGGCGGAGCTGCTCGCGGCCGCCCGCGGCCAGGGGCTCGCGCTGCTGGAGGTGCCGCGCCCCACCCCGTTCATCGCCGTCGGCAAGGCGGTGTCGCGGATGCTCGCCGCCGAATGGTACGAGGACGTCACCCGCGCGTACCAGGGCCAGCGGGAGCTGACCCGCGCGGCGCTCACCGGGCCCGGCGCGGTCGTCACCCGGCTGGCGCGGCTGCTCGGCGGCTGGGCGCTGCTGCTGGAGGCGTCCGGGGCCGTCCGGCACGCCGAACCGGCGGGCGCCCGCGACCGGGCCGGCGCGCTCGCGCCCGAGCTGGCGCGGCTGCGGCGCCGTCCCGCCAAGGGCGATCCGGCGGGCGGTCCGGCGCGGGGCGGTCCGGCGGCGAGCCTCGCGCTGTCCGACCGGGACGACCACATCGCCGTGCAGCGGATCGGGCTCGGCGGGCGCCCGCGCGGGTTCCTCGCGGTGGGCACCGGCGCGCCGCTGCCGCCCGCCGCGCACACGCTCGTCGGCGCGGCCGTCGCCCTGCTGACGCTCCAGTCGGAGGGGCCGCGCACCGGCCGCGACCTGCGCGCCTCCCTCGCCGCGCTGCTGCTCGGGCGGCCCGGCGACGGGCCCGCGGTGCCGCGCGGGCCGGTGCGGGTGCTGGCCTGCGCGGGCGGCACCGCCGTCCTGGACGCGCTGGAGTCCGACCCGGCGGGGACGCGCTGCCCGGCGGTGCCGCTGGACGGGCACGTCGCCGTCATCGTCCCCGACGAGCTGTCCGGGACGGTCGAGGCGCTGCTCGCCGGCACCGGCCCGGTCGGCGTCGGCACCCCGGCGTCCGGGGATCTGGCGGCGGCCCTCCGGGAGGCCGAGGAGGCGCTGGCGGCGGCGCGGCAGACCGGGAGGGACGTGCTCCGCTACGCCGACCTGCCCGGGCAGGGCGTCCTCGGCCTCCTCGACCCGGCCGTCGCCCGCGCCTTCGCCGACACGCTTCTCGCGCCGCTGCGGAAGGAGGAGCTGGTGGAGACCGTCCGGGCCTATGTCGCGGCCAACGGGCAGGGGGAGGCGGCGGCGCGCGCGCTGGGCGTCCACCGGCACACCCTCCGCGCGCGGATGCGCAAGGCCGCCGAGCTCCTGGGACGCGACCCGGACGACCCGGCCGTCCGCGCCGAACTGTGGATCGCGCTCGCCGTCACGTCCAGTCGAGGCGACCGGATTGGACATCGTGGAGACTCCCATTCGGGCCTGCCGGAGATAGCGTGA
- the gabT gene encoding 4-aminobutyrate--2-oxoglutarate transaminase — translation MTSQDSALGATGASGGAPPQERRVLTEIPGPRSRELQERRTAAVPPGVGSVLPVYVADAGGGVIVDVDGNSLIDFGSGIAVTGVGNANPRVAARVKAQADRFTHTCFMVAPYESYVAVCENLNRITPGTHEKRSFLVNSGAEAVENAVKIARYATGRDAVVVFDHGYHGRTLLTMTLTAKNMPYKQGFGPFAPEVYRMPLAYPFRWPTGPENCGPEAAAQAIDQITKQIGATNVAALLIEPIQGEGGFIEPAPGFLPALAEFCRANGVLFIADEVQTGFARTGDMFACEHEGIVPDLVATAKGIAGGLPLAAVTGRADIMDKVHGGGLGGTYGGNPLACEAALAVLAEIEDGKLTERARRIGETMLPRLRELAARHPAIGDVRGRGAMVAIELVRPGTKDPDPDLTARVARRCHERGLLVLTTGTYGNVLRFLPPLVIPEELLAEGLDVLAEAFAEE, via the coding sequence ATGACCAGCCAGGACTCCGCCCTCGGCGCGACCGGGGCGAGCGGCGGCGCGCCGCCGCAGGAACGCCGCGTGCTGACCGAGATCCCCGGGCCGCGCTCCCGTGAACTGCAGGAACGGCGCACCGCGGCGGTGCCGCCCGGCGTCGGCAGCGTGCTGCCGGTGTACGTGGCGGACGCGGGCGGCGGGGTGATCGTCGACGTCGACGGCAACTCGCTGATCGACTTCGGCTCCGGCATCGCGGTGACGGGCGTCGGCAACGCCAACCCGCGCGTCGCCGCGCGGGTGAAGGCGCAGGCCGACCGGTTCACCCACACCTGCTTCATGGTCGCGCCCTACGAGTCGTATGTGGCGGTGTGCGAGAACCTCAACCGGATCACGCCCGGCACCCACGAGAAGCGGTCGTTCCTGGTGAACAGCGGCGCGGAGGCCGTGGAGAACGCCGTCAAGATCGCCCGGTACGCGACCGGGCGGGACGCGGTCGTCGTGTTCGACCACGGCTACCACGGCCGGACGCTGCTGACGATGACGCTCACCGCGAAGAACATGCCGTACAAGCAGGGGTTCGGCCCGTTCGCGCCCGAGGTCTACCGGATGCCGCTCGCCTACCCGTTCCGCTGGCCGACCGGCCCGGAGAACTGCGGCCCGGAGGCGGCGGCGCAGGCCATCGACCAGATCACCAAGCAGATCGGCGCGACGAACGTCGCGGCGCTGCTGATCGAGCCGATCCAGGGCGAGGGCGGGTTCATCGAGCCCGCGCCGGGCTTCCTGCCGGCGCTCGCCGAGTTCTGCCGCGCCAACGGCGTGCTGTTCATCGCCGACGAGGTGCAGACGGGCTTCGCCCGCACCGGCGACATGTTCGCCTGCGAGCACGAGGGGATCGTCCCCGACCTGGTCGCGACCGCGAAGGGCATCGCGGGCGGGCTGCCGCTCGCCGCCGTCACCGGCCGCGCCGACATCATGGACAAGGTGCACGGCGGCGGGCTCGGCGGCACCTACGGCGGCAACCCGCTCGCCTGCGAGGCGGCCCTGGCCGTGCTCGCCGAGATCGAGGACGGCAAGCTCACCGAGCGCGCCCGCCGGATCGGCGAGACCATGCTGCCCCGGCTGCGGGAGCTGGCCGCGCGGCATCCCGCGATCGGGGACGTGCGCGGCCGCGGCGCGATGGTCGCGATCGAGCTGGTGCGGCCGGGCACGAAGGACCCCGACCCCGACCTCACCGCGCGGGTCGCGCGGCGCTGCCACGAGCGGGGCCTGCTCGTCCTGACGACCGGGACGTACGGGAACGTGCTGCGCTTCCTGCCGCCGCTCGTCATCCCCGAGGAGCTGCTCGCCGAGGGCCTGGACGTGCTGGCGGAGGCGTTCGCCGAGGAGTGA
- a CDS encoding ExeM/NucH family extracellular endonuclease: MRRTAAAFATVLAAGLAAGVPAAAAAEPPTCGTPADHQIADVQGGGDASPVAGRTVRVEGVVTADFQRPDQLKGFFVQDPTPDRDPRTSDGLFVYSTREVSVGDRVLVSGKAVEYNGLTELSPVSAVDVCGTGRVAPARVSLPLRDGATLERYEGMLLRFGQRLTATEVYQLGRYGQVTVSAGGRLFQPTGGHGSTQAANDARKLLVDDGSNVQNPEAIPYTDPRVLRIGDSVNGLTGVLDYGFGEYRLEPTKTARFANTNQAPKKPRHVGGDVRVASFNTLNWFTTLDKRGADTAAEQERQLAKLTAALTGLDADVVGLMEVENNGDTAVKALVDRLNQRAGAGTYAWVRHPYPGTDEIHVALIYKPAKVAPAGAARSSQDPVFDRPPLVQTFRPASGGTAFTMIVNHFKSKGCGGATGPDQDQGDGQGCYNARRVAQAKAIAELAGGMPNPLVVGDLNAYGAEDPVKVLAKAGLASQTQRFVRPADRYSYVFDGQSGELDHALAGRSLSRRVTGATIWHINSDEPVFLDYNTEYNPARFYRPDAFRSSDHDPVLLGLNLR, from the coding sequence ATGCGCCGAACAGCAGCAGCATTCGCGACCGTGCTGGCCGCCGGCCTCGCCGCCGGCGTGCCGGCCGCCGCCGCGGCGGAGCCGCCCACCTGCGGCACTCCCGCCGACCACCAGATCGCCGACGTCCAGGGCGGCGGCGACGCGAGCCCCGTCGCCGGGCGGACCGTCCGGGTCGAGGGCGTCGTCACGGCCGACTTCCAGCGGCCCGACCAGCTCAAGGGCTTCTTCGTGCAGGACCCGACGCCCGACCGGGACCCGCGCACCTCCGACGGGCTCTTCGTCTACTCCACGCGGGAGGTGTCGGTCGGCGACCGCGTCCTCGTCTCCGGCAAGGCCGTCGAGTACAACGGGCTGACCGAGCTGTCGCCCGTGTCCGCGGTGGACGTGTGCGGCACCGGCCGCGTGGCGCCGGCCCGGGTGAGCCTCCCGCTGCGGGACGGCGCCACGCTGGAGCGGTACGAGGGCATGCTGCTGCGGTTCGGGCAGCGGCTCACCGCCACCGAGGTCTACCAGCTCGGACGGTACGGCCAGGTCACCGTGTCGGCGGGCGGCCGGCTCTTCCAGCCGACCGGCGGGCACGGCTCCACCCAGGCCGCGAACGACGCGCGCAAGCTGCTCGTCGACGACGGGTCGAACGTCCAGAACCCGGAAGCGATCCCGTACACCGACCCGCGCGTCCTGCGCATCGGCGACTCGGTGAACGGGCTCACCGGCGTCCTCGACTACGGGTTCGGGGAGTACCGCCTGGAGCCGACGAAGACGGCGCGTTTCGCCAACACCAACCAGGCGCCCAAGAAGCCCCGGCACGTGGGCGGCGACGTGCGCGTGGCGAGCTTCAACACGCTCAACTGGTTCACCACGCTCGACAAGCGCGGCGCGGACACCGCCGCCGAGCAGGAGCGGCAGCTCGCCAAGCTGACCGCCGCGCTCACCGGCCTGGACGCCGACGTCGTCGGCCTCATGGAGGTCGAGAACAACGGCGACACCGCGGTGAAGGCGCTCGTCGACCGGCTGAACCAGCGGGCCGGGGCCGGGACGTACGCGTGGGTGCGGCATCCCTACCCCGGGACGGACGAGATCCACGTCGCGCTCATCTACAAGCCGGCGAAGGTCGCGCCGGCCGGCGCGGCGCGGTCGTCGCAGGACCCGGTCTTCGACCGGCCGCCGCTCGTCCAGACGTTCCGCCCGGCGTCCGGCGGGACGGCGTTCACGATGATCGTCAACCACTTCAAGTCGAAGGGCTGCGGCGGCGCCACCGGCCCCGACCAGGACCAGGGCGACGGGCAGGGCTGCTACAACGCCCGCCGCGTCGCCCAGGCGAAGGCCATCGCGGAGCTGGCGGGCGGCATGCCGAACCCGCTCGTCGTCGGCGACCTCAACGCCTACGGCGCCGAGGACCCGGTGAAGGTGCTCGCCAAGGCCGGGCTCGCCTCGCAGACGCAGCGCTTCGTCCGCCCCGCCGACCGCTACAGCTACGTGTTCGACGGCCAGTCGGGCGAGCTCGACCACGCGCTGGCCGGACGGTCCCTGTCGCGCCGCGTGACGGGCGCGACGATCTGGCACATCAACAGCGACGAGCCGGTGTTCCTCGACTACAACACCGAGTACAACCCGGCGAGGTTCTACCGGCCGGACGCGTTCCGCTCGTCCGACCACGACCCCGTCCTCCTGGGACTGAACCTGCGCTGA
- a CDS encoding LLM class flavin-dependent oxidoreductase, with amino-acid sequence MTVRFSVLDLAPVVSGSTSGQALRNTLDLARHAERLGYHRYWLAEHHAMPGIASSATAVLIGQVAAATTAMRVGSGGIMLPNHAPMVVAEQFGTLEALYPGRIDLGLGRAPGTDQATALALRRSPDALSVDDFPEQVIELREYFGAESTVTPAAGNEPPIWLLGSSGYSARLAGLLGLPFAFAHHFSAENTVPALTLYRDSFRPGALREPYSMIGVSVTAADSDERARELAAPQALGFLRLRQGRPGPLPTPAETAAHPYTPLERQMIDARLGDQVMGAPETVRAQLDALIERSGVDEVMVVTQVFDHADRLRSYDIVADLYKESFAA; translated from the coding sequence ATGACCGTGCGCTTCTCCGTCCTCGATCTCGCCCCCGTCGTCAGCGGCTCCACGTCCGGCCAGGCGCTGCGCAACACCCTCGACCTGGCCCGGCACGCCGAGCGGCTCGGCTACCACCGGTACTGGCTCGCCGAGCACCACGCGATGCCCGGCATCGCCAGTTCGGCGACGGCCGTGCTGATCGGGCAGGTCGCGGCGGCCACGACCGCGATGCGGGTCGGGTCGGGCGGCATCATGCTGCCGAACCACGCGCCGATGGTCGTCGCCGAGCAGTTCGGGACGCTGGAGGCGCTCTACCCGGGGCGCATCGACCTCGGCCTCGGCCGCGCGCCCGGCACCGACCAGGCGACCGCGCTGGCGCTGCGCCGCTCCCCCGACGCGCTGTCGGTGGACGACTTCCCCGAGCAGGTCATCGAGCTGCGCGAGTACTTCGGCGCCGAGAGCACGGTGACGCCCGCCGCCGGGAACGAGCCGCCGATCTGGCTGCTCGGCTCCAGCGGCTACAGCGCCCGCCTCGCCGGGCTGCTCGGGCTGCCGTTCGCGTTCGCGCACCACTTCAGCGCCGAGAACACCGTCCCGGCGCTGACGCTGTACCGCGACTCGTTCCGCCCCGGCGCGCTGCGGGAGCCGTACTCGATGATCGGCGTGTCGGTCACCGCCGCCGACAGCGACGAGCGGGCGCGGGAGCTGGCGGCGCCGCAGGCGCTGGGGTTCCTGCGGCTGCGGCAGGGCCGGCCGGGGCCGCTGCCGACGCCCGCGGAGACCGCCGCGCACCCGTACACGCCGCTGGAGCGGCAGATGATCGACGCGCGGCTCGGCGACCAGGTCATGGGCGCGCCGGAGACCGTCCGCGCGCAGCTGGACGCGCTGATCGAGCGGTCGGGCGTCGACGAGGTCATGGTCGTGACGCAGGTGTTCGACCACGCCGACCGGCTGCGCTCGTACGACATCGTCGCCGACCTCTACAAGGAGAGCTTCGCGGCCTGA
- a CDS encoding IPT/TIG domain-containing protein yields MAESPVGSQYARTRDVLAVAAVLLAFTAVLVVVLVQAWPPAPVTAPDGRTEIPVRSTTVRLPGWSPSLSREASLFVVVMTAGALGGVVHVLRSFYWYVGNRALRRSWLMMYLLLPFVGALFALIVYLVLRGGLTSPAGGAADINPYGMAAIAALVGLFSRETAEKLRTVFGTLLAPAPPGRDQALAPRITLVEPVSGPPGTAVTVHGSGLAAATGARFGPARAPVTDVTDTRLRTTVPTGAASGCLIVYTPAGGTASPEPFTVE; encoded by the coding sequence GTGGCCGAGTCGCCGGTCGGATCCCAGTACGCCCGCACCCGGGACGTCCTCGCGGTGGCGGCCGTCCTCCTCGCGTTCACGGCGGTGCTGGTGGTCGTGCTCGTCCAGGCGTGGCCGCCCGCCCCGGTGACCGCGCCGGACGGGCGCACCGAGATCCCCGTGCGCAGCACGACCGTCCGCCTGCCGGGCTGGTCGCCGTCCCTGTCGCGGGAGGCGAGCCTGTTCGTGGTGGTGATGACCGCCGGCGCGCTCGGCGGCGTGGTGCACGTGCTGCGGTCGTTCTACTGGTACGTCGGGAACCGGGCGCTGCGCCGGAGCTGGCTGATGATGTACCTGCTCCTCCCGTTCGTCGGGGCGCTGTTCGCGCTGATCGTCTATCTGGTGCTGCGCGGCGGCCTGACCTCCCCGGCGGGCGGCGCCGCCGACATCAACCCCTACGGGATGGCGGCGATCGCCGCGCTCGTCGGACTGTTCTCCCGGGAGACCGCCGAGAAGCTGCGCACCGTCTTCGGGACGCTCCTCGCGCCGGCGCCGCCCGGCCGCGACCAGGCCCTCGCGCCGCGCATCACCCTGGTCGAGCCGGTGAGCGGCCCGCCGGGCACCGCGGTGACCGTCCACGGCAGCGGGCTGGCGGCCGCGACGGGCGCCCGCTTCGGGCCCGCCCGCGCCCCCGTCACCGACGTGACCGACACGCGGTTGCGGACGACCGTCCCGACGGGCGCGGCCTCCGGCTGCCTCATCGTCTACACCCCGGCGGGCGGCACCGCGAGCCCGGAGCCGTTCACCGTCGAGTGA
- a CDS encoding SAM-dependent methyltransferase, whose product MGDRPQIDTSVPHSARVWNYLLGGKDNYEVDQQAAEQFRGMFPQIVDVARADRAFLGRSVRYLAGEAGVRQFLDIGTGLPTMDNTHEVAQRVAPDARIVYVDNDPLVLTHARALLSSSPQGACDYLHADLREPGDILEKAAATLDFGKPVAIMLLGIMHFVHDDDEARRLLGVLLDAVPSGSHVAMTHSTLDFDQGETAQAEAQDDWNEKSANPMVPRTRAAITRFFDGLELLEPGVVSMSRWRPEHTPWGRPDEVPGYAAVARKP is encoded by the coding sequence GTGGGTGACAGGCCGCAGATCGACACGAGCGTTCCGCATTCGGCGCGGGTGTGGAACTACCTGCTCGGCGGGAAGGACAACTACGAGGTCGACCAGCAGGCGGCCGAGCAGTTCCGCGGCATGTTCCCGCAGATCGTCGACGTGGCCCGCGCCGACCGGGCGTTCCTCGGACGGTCCGTCCGGTACCTGGCGGGCGAGGCCGGGGTGCGGCAGTTCCTCGACATCGGCACCGGGCTGCCGACGATGGACAACACCCATGAGGTCGCCCAGCGCGTCGCCCCGGACGCGCGGATCGTCTACGTGGACAACGACCCCCTCGTGCTGACCCACGCGCGGGCCCTGCTCAGCAGCAGCCCGCAGGGCGCCTGCGACTACCTCCACGCCGATCTGCGCGAACCGGGCGACATCCTGGAGAAGGCCGCCGCGACGCTCGACTTCGGGAAGCCGGTCGCGATCATGCTGCTGGGCATCATGCACTTCGTCCACGACGACGACGAGGCCCGCCGGCTGCTCGGGGTGCTGCTGGACGCCGTCCCGTCCGGGAGCCATGTGGCCATGACGCACTCCACCCTCGACTTCGACCAGGGGGAGACGGCTCAAGCGGAGGCCCAGGACGACTGGAACGAGAAGTCGGCCAACCCGATGGTGCCGCGCACGCGCGCGGCGATCACCCGGTTCTTCGACGGCCTGGAGCTCCTGGAGCCGGGCGTGGTCTCCATGTCGCGCTGGCGTCCCGAGCACACGCCCTGGGGCCGGCCCGACGAGGTGCCCGGGTACGCCGCCGTGGCGCGCAAGCCCTGA
- a CDS encoding aldehyde dehydrogenase family protein, with protein sequence MNATPFWLAGRPETGDGELTVTHPYDGRVVGTAAVPTPAQVEEAIAAADAVRREAAALPLHVRAEALAHVSARIAERAEEIARLITAENGKPLLWARGEVTRAISTFRFAAEEARRFSATTQRLDTDPAAEGRMAYITRVPRGPVLGISPFNFPLNLAAHKIAPAIAAGTPIVLKPAPATPLSALLLGELLAETDLPAGMFSILTVPNDRASGLVDDPRLPIVSFTGSVPVGWAINDRAPRKHVTLELGGNGAAVVLPDADLDWAAKRIGLFANYQAGQSCIAVQRVYVDRSVYEEFVPKLVDTVASLVTGDPWDDKTQVGPLVSREAAERVESWVDEAVAAGAKVLTGGTREGAAYAPTVLAGVPADAKVSREEVFGPVMLVQPVDGVDEAFALVNDSKFGLQAGVFTRSLDIAFRAHRELDVGGVVIGDVPSYRADQMPYGGVKDSGVGREGLRSAMADYTEEKVMILTGLPL encoded by the coding sequence ATGAACGCGACCCCATTCTGGCTGGCCGGCCGGCCCGAGACCGGTGACGGCGAGCTGACCGTGACGCACCCCTACGACGGCCGCGTGGTCGGGACGGCGGCCGTCCCGACGCCCGCGCAGGTGGAGGAGGCGATCGCCGCCGCGGACGCGGTCCGCCGGGAGGCGGCGGCGCTGCCGCTGCACGTGCGGGCCGAGGCGCTCGCGCACGTGTCCGCGCGGATCGCCGAGCGGGCCGAGGAGATCGCCCGGCTGATCACCGCCGAGAACGGCAAGCCGCTGCTGTGGGCGCGCGGCGAGGTGACCCGCGCGATCTCGACGTTCCGGTTCGCCGCCGAGGAGGCCCGCCGCTTCAGCGCCACCACCCAGCGGCTCGACACCGACCCGGCCGCCGAGGGCCGGATGGCCTACATCACCCGCGTGCCGCGCGGCCCGGTGCTCGGCATCTCGCCGTTCAACTTCCCGCTGAACCTCGCCGCGCACAAGATCGCCCCGGCGATCGCGGCGGGCACCCCGATCGTGCTCAAGCCGGCGCCCGCCACGCCGCTGTCGGCGCTGCTGCTCGGCGAGCTGCTCGCCGAGACCGACCTGCCCGCCGGGATGTTCTCGATCCTGACGGTGCCGAACGACCGCGCGTCCGGCCTGGTCGACGACCCGCGGCTGCCGATCGTGTCGTTCACCGGCTCGGTGCCGGTCGGCTGGGCGATCAACGACCGGGCGCCGCGCAAGCACGTCACCCTCGAACTCGGCGGCAACGGCGCGGCCGTCGTCCTGCCGGACGCCGACCTCGACTGGGCCGCCAAGCGCATCGGGCTGTTCGCCAACTACCAGGCCGGGCAGAGCTGCATCGCCGTCCAGCGCGTCTACGTCGACCGGTCCGTGTACGAGGAGTTCGTGCCGAAGCTGGTCGACACCGTCGCCTCGCTCGTCACCGGCGACCCGTGGGACGACAAGACGCAGGTCGGCCCGCTCGTCAGCCGGGAGGCCGCCGAGCGCGTCGAGTCCTGGGTGGACGAGGCCGTCGCGGCGGGCGCCAAGGTGCTGACCGGCGGCACCCGCGAGGGCGCCGCCTACGCCCCGACCGTCCTCGCCGGCGTCCCCGCCGACGCCAAGGTGTCCCGCGAGGAGGTCTTCGGCCCGGTCATGCTCGTCCAGCCGGTGGACGGCGTCGACGAGGCGTTCGCGCTCGTCAACGACTCCAAGTTCGGCCTCCAGGCGGGCGTGTTCACGCGCAGCCTCGACATCGCGTTCCGCGCGCACCGCGAGCTCGACGTCGGCGGCGTCGTGATCGGCGACGTCCCCTCCTACCGCGCCGACCAGATGCCCTACGGCGGCGTGAAGGACTCCGGCGTCGGCCGGGAGGGGCTGCGGTCGGCGATGGCCGACTACACCGAGGAGAAGGTCATGATCCTGACGGGCCTGCCCCTCTAG